From a region of the Mucilaginibacter auburnensis genome:
- a CDS encoding S41 family peptidase, whose product MKPIHLLLTFIFSALFINYAQAQVDINGDLEKINNPRKLPAGWTHPAVTVISDGYSVTLDSAEKQQGKYAVMISQAGNKVSYATVGFNIDKRFAGKNIELRGYLKTENAESAGFWLAVGEDFSVSMQGPNAVKGSTNWKEYRVKIAYKEKYATYVRGGAILAGKGKMWFDNVRLFIDGKPIEQADASKISLSRAVADTAFISNSGISNINTTPQTIKNLNILAQVWGFVKYHHTEVADGNVNMDAELFRIMPVALNAKDASAVSNVLEQWFDKLGTVPPCTNCKTFDFKDTKLRPDYGSIFDDSLLTPAFRSKLTNILNRNITKHYYVSLTPNAGNPVFEHEKAYADKNYPDAGYRLLCLFRYWNMIQYFYPNRHLIGDWNKVLPDFIPKFIANTNAESYALTVIELICRIRDTHGFLPSNNVIENYRGAYAPPFKARFIENQLVVTGYHKDSTAVKDKIKKGDIIRSINGVSVEELIKKYEPLTSASNQAALMRDMPLTYLLRSQKPAFEFDILSNNIQKKVNVDAVKYDYDDFAVINTPPRNSPGYYLLNKDIGYVYPARYSNNYMPAIKKLFANTKGIIVDMRCYPADFMPFKFGGYIKHGKAPFVKFTRPNLEAPGYFFIEQPLGIRPDVSTYKGKVVVIVDENAQSNAEYTTMAFQSSTNVTVIGSTTAGADGNVSYITLPGDLRTAISGIGVLYPDGTESQQVGVKIDKQIKPTVAGIKAGRDELLEEAVKMVMDGK is encoded by the coding sequence ATGAAACCTATCCATCTACTACTCACATTTATTTTCTCAGCGCTGTTTATTAATTATGCCCAGGCGCAGGTTGACATTAACGGCGATCTGGAAAAGATAAATAACCCGCGAAAGCTTCCTGCTGGATGGACGCACCCTGCCGTTACGGTTATATCTGATGGCTACAGCGTTACACTTGATAGTGCAGAAAAGCAGCAAGGCAAATATGCTGTTATGATAAGCCAGGCAGGAAATAAGGTGAGCTATGCTACCGTAGGCTTTAATATTGATAAGCGCTTTGCAGGTAAGAACATAGAGTTGCGTGGTTATTTAAAAACAGAAAATGCAGAAAGCGCCGGCTTTTGGCTTGCTGTTGGAGAAGATTTTTCGGTTAGTATGCAAGGCCCTAATGCCGTTAAGGGAAGTACTAACTGGAAAGAGTATCGGGTAAAAATAGCCTATAAAGAAAAGTATGCTACTTATGTAAGAGGCGGCGCAATATTAGCCGGGAAAGGAAAAATGTGGTTTGATAACGTAAGGTTATTTATAGACGGTAAACCAATTGAACAGGCAGATGCTTCTAAAATTTCATTGTCCAGAGCTGTTGCAGATACGGCTTTTATCAGCAATTCGGGCATAAGTAATATAAACACCACTCCACAAACCATAAAAAACCTCAATATTTTAGCACAGGTGTGGGGTTTTGTTAAATATCACCACACCGAAGTTGCCGATGGCAATGTTAATATGGACGCCGAACTTTTCAGAATAATGCCGGTCGCGCTTAACGCTAAGGATGCTTCCGCAGTAAGTAATGTGTTAGAGCAATGGTTTGATAAGCTTGGCACAGTGCCGCCTTGCACTAATTGCAAGACTTTTGATTTTAAGGATACCAAATTACGTCCCGACTACGGGAGTATTTTTGACGATAGTCTATTAACACCTGCCTTTAGGTCCAAGCTTACCAATATCCTAAATCGCAATATCACAAAACATTACTATGTAAGTTTAACACCTAACGCGGGCAATCCGGTGTTTGAGCACGAGAAAGCTTATGCCGATAAAAATTATCCCGATGCAGGTTACCGCCTGCTCTGCTTGTTCAGGTATTGGAATATGATACAATATTTTTATCCCAACCGCCACCTGATTGGAGATTGGAATAAAGTGCTGCCCGATTTCATTCCGAAATTTATAGCTAATACCAATGCGGAAAGCTATGCACTAACCGTAATTGAACTCATTTGCCGGATACGCGACACGCACGGCTTTTTACCAAGCAATAATGTAATTGAGAACTACAGAGGGGCTTACGCGCCACCTTTTAAAGCCCGCTTTATTGAGAACCAATTGGTAGTAACCGGCTATCATAAAGACTCTACAGCAGTAAAAGACAAAATAAAAAAGGGCGATATTATCAGATCCATCAACGGAGTGTCTGTTGAAGAGTTGATTAAAAAGTATGAGCCTTTAACATCTGCCTCTAACCAGGCAGCATTAATGCGCGATATGCCTTTAACTTATCTGCTACGCAGCCAAAAGCCCGCGTTTGAGTTTGACATATTAAGCAACAACATACAAAAAAAGGTCAATGTTGACGCAGTTAAATATGATTACGACGACTTTGCAGTAATTAATACGCCTCCACGCAACTCACCAGGTTATTATTTACTTAATAAAGATATAGGCTACGTGTATCCGGCACGGTACAGTAATAACTACATGCCTGCCATTAAAAAGCTGTTTGCTAACACTAAAGGCATTATTGTGGATATGCGTTGTTACCCAGCAGACTTTATGCCCTTTAAATTTGGTGGATATATAAAACATGGCAAAGCTCCTTTTGTAAAATTTACCCGGCCAAACCTTGAAGCGCCGGGGTACTTTTTTATTGAGCAACCCCTTGGTATAAGGCCCGATGTAAGCACGTACAAAGGGAAGGTAGTGGTTATTGTTGATGAAAATGCGCAAAGCAATGCAGAATATACCACCATGGCTTTTCAAAGCTCAACCAATGTAACCGTTATAGGCAGTACCACAGCCGGTGCCGACGGAAATGTATCCTACATAACATTGCCGGGCGACTTAAGAACTGCCATATCAGGAATTGGCGTACTCTATCCTGATGGCACCGAAAGCCAGCAAGTAGGGGTAAAAATAGACAAGCAAATAAAGCCAACTGTTGCAGGCATAAAAGCAGGTAGGGATGAATTATTGGAGGAAGCGGTTAAGATGGTGATGGATGGGAAGTAA
- a CDS encoding DUF5615 family PIN-like protein: MKILIDMNLSPEWVHEFKLHNISAVHWSSIGRFDAPDVELMDWARQNDHIVFTHDLDFGTALALTKAEKPSVIQVRSQNVTVKHLSELVISTILKYNDLLIQGALFVLDEEKARIRILPLAR, translated from the coding sequence ATGAAAATACTTATCGACATGAACTTATCGCCTGAATGGGTTCATGAATTTAAACTTCACAACATATCCGCTGTGCATTGGTCTTCCATTGGCAGATTTGATGCTCCCGATGTTGAATTAATGGATTGGGCCAGACAAAACGACCATATTGTTTTCACCCACGACCTCGATTTCGGTACTGCGCTTGCGCTTACAAAAGCCGAAAAACCCAGCGTGATACAGGTTCGTAGTCAGAATGTAACGGTTAAACATCTCAGCGAATTAGTGATATCCACAATTTTAAAATACAATGATCTTTTAATTCAAGGTGCTCTTTTTGTTTTAGATGAGGAAAAAGCGCGAATTAGAATTCTTCCGTTAGCACGATAG
- a CDS encoding DUF433 domain-containing protein yields MKNLTRITLDPNIMGGKPCIRGLRVTVGTIIGLLASGITIDAVLAMYPYLQKEDIMEALAYAAWRSEEIEVPLATA; encoded by the coding sequence ATGAAAAACTTAACACGCATAACGCTCGACCCCAATATAATGGGCGGCAAACCTTGCATTAGGGGATTGCGCGTTACAGTAGGCACCATTATTGGCTTGCTGGCATCGGGTATTACAATTGATGCTGTATTAGCTATGTATCCTTATTTACAAAAAGAGGATATAATGGAGGCTTTGGCTTATGCTGCATGGCGTTCTGAGGAAATAGAAGTTCCTTTGGCTACTGCATGA
- a CDS encoding YceH family protein: protein MDTPQTLPVLDAVELRVLGSLIEKSRTTPDYYPMTLNGLTTACNQKTSRNPVVAYEEAEVMDALNSLKKRGLVSTATGGSSRAVKFKHNLAIVYPLLPQELALLCLLMLRGPLTPGELNTNSGRLYEFESLEEVQEYIDKLATNEPAFITQLPKRPGQKEARYAQLLQGEPQLTDDWSDEANTTTSPRSGGLEARIVQLEEELATLRAEFDSLVKELKG from the coding sequence ATGGATACACCTCAAACCCTGCCTGTTTTAGATGCTGTTGAGCTGCGTGTGCTGGGCTCGCTTATTGAAAAAAGCCGCACCACACCCGACTATTACCCCATGACGCTGAATGGCCTAACCACGGCCTGCAACCAAAAAACATCGCGCAACCCGGTAGTAGCTTACGAGGAAGCGGAAGTGATGGATGCCCTCAACTCCCTCAAAAAACGTGGATTGGTATCAACCGCTACCGGTGGGTCAAGCAGGGCGGTAAAGTTCAAGCATAACCTGGCCATAGTGTACCCGCTCCTCCCGCAGGAGCTGGCGCTGTTGTGTTTGCTCATGCTGCGTGGTCCGCTAACCCCCGGTGAGCTTAACACTAATTCAGGTCGTTTATATGAGTTTGAGAGCCTGGAAGAAGTACAGGAATATATAGACAAGCTGGCTACTAATGAGCCTGCTTTTATAACCCAGCTACCCAAACGCCCCGGACAAAAGGAAGCGCGCTACGCCCAACTCCTGCAAGGTGAACCCCAATTGACAGATGACTGGAGCGATGAAGCTAACACCACCACTTCCCCCCGCTCCGGCGGACTGGAAGCCCGCATAGTACAACTGGAAGAAGAGCTTGCCACATTGCGCGCAGAGTTCGACAGTCTGGTAAAAGAACTGAAGGGATAG
- a CDS encoding MBL fold metallo-hydrolase — translation MKFTRALCLLSLLLTVFLLSECRIIKSVGKNPSGESLKELQQLPNYTMDGFLNLNEAQPRRVTTPATAPRKLTPFRMLRMLNGKPDSVRPSQIMPTVKTNLNAAYDKPTVIWFGHSCFMIKTKTANILFDPELSSFAGPFAGPVNAFEGADVYKPEDMPAIDVLVVSHDHYDHLDYITISKLKERVKKVVVPLGIGSHFKYWGYDNAVITELNWGEAITINEQLNITAMPAHHRSGRGFNGNKTLWASYVIEADGYKMFYSGDTGYTAHFKTIGEHFGPFDLAVMECGQYNTMWSQNHMFPDQTAQAAADLKAKMILPVHWGKFAEAYHGWNESVKTMLPVADSLNVQVTVPKIGEPYTVGTAPLRTPWWNMD, via the coding sequence ATGAAATTTACCCGAGCCCTGTGTCTGCTTAGCCTTTTACTTACTGTTTTCCTTTTGTCGGAATGCCGTATCATCAAATCTGTTGGTAAAAACCCTTCCGGCGAAAGTCTTAAAGAGCTACAGCAACTGCCCAACTACACCATGGATGGCTTTTTGAACCTGAACGAAGCACAACCACGCAGAGTTACTACACCAGCTACTGCTCCCCGCAAGCTAACGCCATTCAGGATGTTGCGCATGTTAAATGGAAAGCCCGACTCGGTTAGACCATCTCAGATTATGCCAACAGTTAAAACGAATCTTAATGCTGCTTACGATAAACCTACCGTTATTTGGTTTGGGCATTCGTGTTTTATGATCAAAACCAAAACGGCCAACATATTATTCGACCCGGAACTGAGCAGCTTTGCAGGCCCGTTTGCAGGTCCGGTAAATGCTTTTGAGGGGGCCGACGTTTACAAACCTGAGGACATGCCCGCTATTGATGTGCTCGTGGTGTCGCATGATCATTACGACCACTTAGATTATATCACCATCAGCAAGTTGAAAGAACGGGTAAAAAAGGTAGTGGTGCCCTTAGGCATTGGCAGTCATTTTAAATACTGGGGATATGACAACGCTGTCATTACCGAACTCAACTGGGGCGAGGCTATTACCATTAATGAGCAATTGAATATTACCGCTATGCCGGCGCATCACCGTTCGGGGAGGGGATTTAATGGTAACAAAACGCTTTGGGCATCGTACGTAATTGAAGCCGACGGTTATAAAATGTTTTACTCGGGCGATACCGGTTATACCGCACACTTCAAAACCATAGGCGAGCATTTCGGCCCGTTTGATCTGGCCGTGATGGAATGTGGGCAGTACAACACCATGTGGTCGCAAAACCATATGTTCCCTGACCAGACCGCACAAGCCGCTGCCGACCTGAAAGCCAAAATGATCTTACCTGTACATTGGGGCAAATTTGCCGAGGCTTACCACGGCTGGAACGAATCTGTTAAAACCATGTTGCCTGTTGCCGATAGCCTGAACGTGCAGGTTACCGTGCCCAAAATAGGCGAGCCTTACACCGTGGGCACCGCACCACTGCGCACCCCATGGTGGAACATGGATTAA
- a CDS encoding sialate O-acetylesterase — MKLRIAALTVLSAIVLSSAVVFTAYKPAETIKQDKNFYIFLAFGQSNMEGNGPVAPADTVGVDPRFQVFETVNCPNLGREAGKWYKAKPPLCRCNTGVSPSDYFGRTLLANLPENIKVGIVNVSVAGAKIEVFDNTTYQSYIANQAGWMKNIVKEYNDNPYQHLVNMAKEASKYGVIKGVLLHQGESNANDSLWTKKVKTIYDNVTTDLKIKPKNTPLLVGELVNADQNGACAGFNKFIATIPQVIPNSYVISSAGATAKRDRLHFTTEGYKLLGTRYGEKMLELLGKKGPYIAAK, encoded by the coding sequence ATGAAATTACGCATTGCCGCACTCACTGTACTAAGTGCAATTGTTTTATCAAGCGCTGTTGTATTTACAGCCTATAAACCTGCCGAAACCATTAAACAGGACAAGAACTTTTATATTTTCCTGGCCTTTGGTCAGTCAAACATGGAAGGTAACGGCCCCGTTGCACCTGCCGATACCGTTGGCGTTGATCCGCGTTTCCAGGTGTTCGAAACAGTAAATTGCCCTAACCTGGGCCGCGAAGCAGGCAAATGGTACAAGGCAAAACCACCCCTTTGTCGTTGCAACACAGGTGTGTCCCCATCAGACTATTTTGGAAGAACACTTTTAGCCAACCTGCCAGAAAATATTAAGGTAGGTATTGTAAACGTATCTGTAGCAGGCGCTAAAATTGAGGTATTTGATAATACAACCTATCAGAGTTACATAGCCAACCAGGCCGGATGGATGAAAAACATCGTTAAAGAATATAATGATAACCCTTACCAGCATTTGGTTAATATGGCCAAAGAGGCTTCTAAATATGGAGTTATAAAAGGAGTCTTACTTCATCAGGGTGAGTCAAATGCTAATGATAGCCTATGGACCAAAAAGGTAAAGACTATTTATGATAACGTGACCACTGATCTGAAAATAAAACCTAAAAACACACCGCTATTAGTTGGCGAACTGGTAAATGCCGATCAGAACGGTGCATGCGCGGGCTTTAACAAGTTTATTGCTACTATACCGCAAGTAATTCCTAACTCTTATGTAATATCATCTGCTGGAGCAACTGCAAAACGCGACAGGTTGCACTTTACTACTGAAGGTTACAAACTATTAGGTACCCGCTACGGCGAAAAAATGCTGGAACTGTTAGGTAAAAAAGGTCCTTATATAGCTGCTAAGTAA
- a CDS encoding carbohydrate-binding family 9-like protein, with product MIRKIIASAACCLVACLSVKAQTPEKKYVIGELPSYKVAKATEPITVDGKMDEAAWKNAEVRSLDYFYRADKPVDKQATKFRMMWDETNLYLFYECQDTSLTARETAFDARPYLDDCAEFFVVPVPDSLNMHFGFEINITKAAYDYMMFWQYYQKRNYFVKGYNPAYKVEVTTNGTINNDKDKDKGWTMEIAIPIDALSNFGRPRVGAKWAFQAVRQDRNLVDDRFRSTSTLYPIYDIRLDVHQPNRFGIMEFLDKK from the coding sequence ATGATACGCAAAATTATAGCATCCGCCGCATGTTGCTTAGTTGCATGCCTGAGCGTAAAAGCGCAAACGCCCGAAAAGAAATATGTAATTGGCGAATTGCCATCATACAAAGTAGCTAAAGCCACGGAACCTATTACCGTTGACGGTAAAATGGACGAGGCTGCCTGGAAAAATGCCGAAGTACGTAGTCTGGATTATTTTTACCGTGCAGATAAACCGGTTGACAAACAAGCAACCAAATTCAGGATGATGTGGGATGAAACCAACCTGTACTTATTTTATGAATGCCAGGATACTTCACTAACTGCCCGCGAAACAGCTTTTGACGCTCGCCCTTACTTGGATGATTGCGCTGAATTTTTTGTTGTTCCGGTTCCGGATAGCTTAAACATGCACTTTGGGTTTGAGATCAACATTACCAAAGCTGCTTATGATTATATGATGTTTTGGCAGTATTATCAAAAACGCAATTATTTTGTAAAAGGATACAATCCTGCCTACAAGGTTGAGGTAACCACTAATGGTACCATCAATAATGATAAAGATAAGGACAAGGGCTGGACAATGGAGATCGCCATTCCAATAGATGCTTTATCCAACTTTGGTCGCCCTCGGGTGGGTGCAAAGTGGGCATTCCAGGCCGTTAGGCAGGACCGTAATTTAGTTGACGATCGCTTTCGCTCTACATCAACGCTTTATCCAATTTATGATATCCGCTTAGACGTGCATCAGCCTAATCGGTTTGGCATTATGGAGTTTTTGGATAAGAAGTAA
- a CDS encoding glycoside hydrolase family 97 protein: MRYIKILSVVVLLAAAKSSFGQSQTVTVSSPDKQLSLTVSALDKKLTYNIKAGNTPIISTSPLGLIADSADLGDNVKITGAAKTGKVNESYPILGNHPIAKNQANEAEIPVSAAGKAMSVIVRVYNDGVAIRYTIPAGIKYINGEKTAWTLPANIDKIAWADYHQSYEGLNYVTTLDKVTEGKAIMGPITFQTGDYYVSVSEADVEDFSDMSFMRSGNVLSAYFPFAKKGWVVKPPSSTIYLNGTYKGKKVTPWRTTMVAKSLDGLVNSDLITNLCPPPPKGSDFSWVKPGRSMWQWWSIGAPKLDDQKKWFDAAAKLKWEYYLIDDGWRNWKQEGKDQWQLLKEAIDYGKTVGVKSIVWVDSKEFRKAPERKAYLDKVKAIGASGIKIDFIPDATADIMQWYAETQQECADLKLLLNFHGSVKPTGLNRTFPNDITREAIRGNEYHMTRYRRVMPPQHDVTVPFTRLLAGPADFTSVILDPKQLATTKFSWAHEFAQAIVYLSPVIHFTDQYQFYLDSPMFDLFQEVPTTWDETRVLPCTSMGDVVAFARRKGTTWWVGVMNGGEEREVKIPLDFLTKPTKANLVYDGETNTSVDRKEQTVSSKDVLTIKLRPSGGFVAKM, from the coding sequence ATGAGATACATTAAAATTTTATCTGTGGTTGTGCTGTTAGCCGCTGCAAAAAGCAGCTTCGGGCAAAGTCAAACCGTTACGGTTAGTAGTCCGGATAAGCAATTGTCATTAACAGTTTCTGCTTTAGATAAAAAACTAACTTATAATATTAAGGCGGGCAATACGCCAATTATCAGCACATCGCCATTGGGTCTAATTGCAGACAGTGCCGACTTGGGCGATAACGTGAAAATAACGGGCGCTGCAAAAACAGGCAAGGTAAACGAAAGCTATCCTATTTTAGGCAATCATCCCATAGCAAAAAATCAGGCTAACGAGGCGGAAATACCTGTTAGCGCTGCGGGAAAAGCCATGAGCGTAATTGTGAGAGTTTATAATGATGGTGTGGCTATACGTTATACCATCCCGGCAGGAATTAAATATATTAACGGAGAGAAAACAGCATGGACCTTACCTGCTAACATTGATAAAATTGCATGGGCCGATTATCATCAAAGCTATGAGGGCTTAAACTATGTAACTACGCTTGACAAAGTCACCGAAGGCAAAGCAATAATGGGGCCTATCACTTTTCAAACCGGCGACTATTACGTTTCAGTATCTGAGGCAGATGTAGAAGATTTCTCAGATATGTCTTTCATGCGCAGCGGCAACGTCTTAAGTGCATACTTTCCATTCGCTAAAAAAGGCTGGGTGGTAAAACCACCGTCAAGCACCATTTATTTGAACGGAACTTACAAAGGCAAAAAGGTTACACCGTGGCGCACTACTATGGTTGCAAAATCGCTCGATGGTTTAGTTAACTCTGATTTGATCACCAACTTGTGCCCGCCGCCGCCAAAAGGGTCAGACTTTTCGTGGGTGAAGCCGGGTCGCAGTATGTGGCAGTGGTGGAGCATTGGTGCGCCCAAGTTAGATGATCAGAAAAAATGGTTTGATGCGGCGGCCAAACTTAAATGGGAGTACTACCTGATTGATGATGGATGGCGCAACTGGAAACAGGAAGGTAAGGATCAATGGCAATTGTTAAAAGAGGCCATTGACTATGGTAAAACAGTAGGCGTAAAGTCAATAGTTTGGGTTGACTCCAAAGAATTTAGAAAGGCGCCCGAGCGTAAAGCTTATTTAGATAAGGTGAAAGCTATTGGCGCATCGGGTATTAAAATAGATTTTATACCAGATGCAACGGCCGACATTATGCAATGGTATGCCGAAACCCAGCAGGAATGTGCCGACCTGAAACTACTGCTTAACTTTCATGGAAGTGTTAAGCCGACTGGCTTAAACCGGACTTTCCCTAATGATATAACCCGTGAAGCGATAAGGGGTAATGAATATCACATGACACGCTATCGCCGTGTGATGCCACCGCAGCATGATGTTACGGTGCCATTTACAAGGCTGTTGGCTGGTCCCGCTGATTTTACTTCGGTGATATTAGATCCAAAACAACTTGCTACCACTAAATTCAGTTGGGCGCATGAGTTTGCGCAGGCTATTGTGTACTTATCTCCTGTTATTCATTTTACAGACCAGTACCAGTTTTATCTGGATAGCCCTATGTTTGACCTTTTTCAGGAAGTGCCAACTACATGGGACGAAACCCGCGTGTTACCTTGCACCAGCATGGGCGATGTGGTTGCTTTCGCGCGTCGAAAAGGCACAACCTGGTGGGTTGGTGTGATGAATGGCGGAGAGGAACGGGAAGTAAAAATTCCGTTGGACTTTTTAACTAAACCGACCAAAGCCAACTTGGTTTATGATGGCGAGACCAATACCAGCGTTGACCGTAAAGAACAAACCGTGAGCAGTAAAGATG